Below is a genomic region from Corallococcus macrosporus.
TATGCGCAGGAGCGCGTCGTGTTCGGCAAGCCCATTGGGGCAAACCAGGGCGTGCAGTTCCCCATCGCGAAGGCGCACACGGCGCTCACCGCCGCGTCGATGCTGACGGAGCAGGCGGCGACGCTCTTCGACAGCCATCAGTCCTGCGCGGCCGAAGCGAACATGGCGAAGTACCTGGCCGCGGAGGCCGCATGGGAGGCCGCCAACGCCTGCATGGACACCTACGGCGGCTATGGCTTCGCCGAGGAGTACGACGTGGAGCGCAAGTTCCGCGAGGTGCGCCTGTTCATCAACGCGCCCGTGAGCCGGAACATGGCCCTGTCGTACATCAGCCAGCACGTACTGGGGTTGCCCCGCTCGTTCACCTAGAGCGCCTGACACGACTGGTGGTGGCAGTCCCAGGATAACTTCTCCCTCTGGCAGCCCTTCACGCCATCCGTATCCTGAGCGCCATCAGAAGGCCCACCGGGGCGTCCGGTGGCCTGCGCTCAGGAGAGTTTTGTATGCGTTATCGGCTGTTCGGCCGTACAGGCCTCTACGTCTCGGAACTCTGTTTCGGAGCGATGACATTCGGCGGGAAGGGCTTCTACGAGCCCATTGGCAGGACGGCCCAGGCAGAGGCCGACGAGCTCGTGTCCATCTCGCTCGAGAACGGCATCAACTTCTTCGACACCGCTGACGTCTACTCCGAGGGCGAGTCCGAGAAGATCCTCGGCAAGGCCCTCGGTGCGCGCCGCAAGGACGTCGTGCTCGCCACGAAGGTGCGCGGCAAGGTCGGCACGGGTCCAAACCAGCAGGGCCTCTCCCGCGCTCACATCATGAGCTCCATCGAGGGCAGCCTGAAGCGCCTCGGGACCGACTGGGTCGACCTCTACCAGATTCACGGCTTCGACCCGGTGACGCCCTTCGATGAGACACTGCGCGCACTCGACGACGTTGTCCGTTCCGGGAAGGTGCGTTACGTCGGCTGCTCGAATCTCGCGGCATGGCAGCTCGCCAAGGCCAATGGCATCGCGGCGCGCCAGGGTTGGGCTCGCTTTGAGTCATTGCAAGCCCACTACACGATCGCCACCCGCGACCTCGAACGCGAACTCGTGCCTCTGCTGAATGACTCGCAGATGGGGCTCATGGTCTGGAGCCCGCTCTCCGGGGGCCTGCTGTCCGGGAAATATGGTCGTGACGGCAAGGGCCCTGACGGCTCGCGCCGAGCCAGCTTCGACTTCCCGCCCGTCAACAAGGACCGCGCCTTCGACTGCATCGACGTGATGCGGAAGATTGGCGACGCCAAGGGTACGGGCGTCGCATGCGTCGCGCTTGCGTGGCTGCTCGCGAAGCCCCACGTCTCCGCGATCATTGTCGGCGCGAAGAACGAGGCGCAGCTCCGGGACAACCTGAAGGCGAGCGACTTCGTGCTCGACCCCGCCGAGGTCACCGAGCTCGACAAGGTGAGCGCACTGCCCGCCGAATACCCGGGCTGGATGATCGAGTTCCTGGGCAACCTCGGCAGAGCGCCGAAGAACGCTCGCTAACGGCATCGGATGAGGATGACGATGCAAAAGCGCAAGCTTGGACAGGGATTGGAAGTCTCGGCGCTCGGCCTCGGCTGCATGGGTATGAGCTTCTTCTACGGTCCGCCCAAGGACACCGCGGAGATGACGAAGCTGCTGCGCGCGGCGGTGGACCGCGGCGTCACGTTCTTCGACACCGCGGAAGTCTACGGACCTTTTCTCAACGAGGAGTTGGTCGGTGCGGCACTCGCGCCCGTACGCGACCAGGTGGTGATCGCCACCAAGTTCGGCATCAAGCACGGCGAGAACGGGCCCAGCCCGCTGTCGGGGGTCGACAGCCGACCTGAGCAGATACGTCGAGTGACGGAGGCGTCCCTGAAACGCCTGCGGACCGACAGGATCGACCTGCTCTACCAGCATCGTGTCGACCCAGCGGTGCCCATCGAGGACGTCGCCGGCACCGTGAAGGACCTCATCGCCGAACGGAAGGTGAAGCACTTTGGCCTCTCGGAGGCCGGTGCGGCGACCATCCGCCGCGCGCACGCCGTGCATCCCGTGACGGCGCTGCAGAGCGAATACTCGCTCTGGATGCGGGAGCATGAGGCCGGAATCATTCCGACTCTCGAAGAGCTGGGCATCGGGCTGGTGCCCTACAGCCCCCTTGGGAAGGGCTTTCTGACTGGCAAGATGGACGCCAGCACGCCGTTGGCCGACGACGACCTCCGCCGGCTCCTGCCGCGCTTCTCCCAGGACGCGATGGATGCGAACCAGGCACTCGTCCGTCTGCTCCAGCAAATCGCCGACGACAAGCGAGCCACACCGGCCCAGATTGCTCTTGCCTGGGTACTGGCCCAGAAGCCCTGGTTCGTTCCAATCCCTGGCACCACGAAGTTGCACCGGTTGGAAGAGAACCTGGGCGCGCTCGACGTCGAGCTGACGCAGGGCGATTTGCAGCGCATCGAGGAGGCCTCAGCCCAAATTCGCATTCAAGGCGCGCGCGTGCCCGAACGGCTCCAGGCTCAGTTTGGACGCTGACTCTCTGAGGGGCGCGAGCGACCGGGACGTTATACTGCGGCCCGTGACCGCCGCTTCCCTGTCGTCTCCGCGCTCCGAGCTTGGGCACTTTCTCCGGAC
It encodes:
- a CDS encoding aldo/keto reductase, whose translation is MQKRKLGQGLEVSALGLGCMGMSFFYGPPKDTAEMTKLLRAAVDRGVTFFDTAEVYGPFLNEELVGAALAPVRDQVVIATKFGIKHGENGPSPLSGVDSRPEQIRRVTEASLKRLRTDRIDLLYQHRVDPAVPIEDVAGTVKDLIAERKVKHFGLSEAGAATIRRAHAVHPVTALQSEYSLWMREHEAGIIPTLEELGIGLVPYSPLGKGFLTGKMDASTPLADDDLRRLLPRFSQDAMDANQALVRLLQQIADDKRATPAQIALAWVLAQKPWFVPIPGTTKLHRLEENLGALDVELTQGDLQRIEEASAQIRIQGARVPERLQAQFGR
- a CDS encoding aldo/keto reductase — encoded protein: MRYRLFGRTGLYVSELCFGAMTFGGKGFYEPIGRTAQAEADELVSISLENGINFFDTADVYSEGESEKILGKALGARRKDVVLATKVRGKVGTGPNQQGLSRAHIMSSIEGSLKRLGTDWVDLYQIHGFDPVTPFDETLRALDDVVRSGKVRYVGCSNLAAWQLAKANGIAARQGWARFESLQAHYTIATRDLERELVPLLNDSQMGLMVWSPLSGGLLSGKYGRDGKGPDGSRRASFDFPPVNKDRAFDCIDVMRKIGDAKGTGVACVALAWLLAKPHVSAIIVGAKNEAQLRDNLKASDFVLDPAEVTELDKVSALPAEYPGWMIEFLGNLGRAPKNAR